ATACTTATTAAGGTATGAACCTTTTTTATAATTAACTTCATCTAGTTACCATAACTATCTTGACTTATTTTAATAACTAGTATAAGATATAGTTATTATTATATAAAGTAAGGTGATTTTATGGATAGTGCTCAAAAAAAATTACTAGAATGGAATGAAGATGTTTTAAATTACCATCTTCCACGTTGGGAAGAACTACCTGACTTAGAGTTGTATAGGGATCAAGTTATTTATTACATAGAACAAAATGTTCAAATTTTTTCAGATGACCCTGAAGAAAAAATTCTTACACCTTCTATGATTAATAATTATGTTAAATTAAAGCTAATTCCTAAACCAGTGAAAAAAAGATATAACAAAGTTCATTTAGCATATTTAATGGCTATTTGTATATTGAAACAGGTAGTAACAATAGAA
The DNA window shown above is from Tissierellales bacterium and carries:
- a CDS encoding DUF1836 domain-containing protein, which encodes MDSAQKKLLEWNEDVLNYHLPRWEELPDLELYRDQVIYYIEQNVQIFSDDPEEKILTPSMINNYVKLKLIPKPVKKRYNKVHLAYLMAICILKQVVTIEKIRDGIIFQAQINGRKNAYNLFCEEQEKALKSIMTQIISGNEETILYTDINIENLTVKMATIAFASKTIAEKTVKLQKNFINNKKGEEQDE